One Peribacillus simplex NBRC 15720 = DSM 1321 genomic region harbors:
- the icd gene encoding NADP-dependent isocitrate dehydrogenase — protein MTQSQKITVTNGALNVPNNPIVPYIEGDGIGPDIWAAASRVLDAAVEKAYNGEKKIEWKEVLAGQKAFDQTGEWLPQETLDVINEYLIAIKGPLTTPIGGGIRSLNVALRQVLDLFVCLRPVRYFDGVPSPVKRPEDTDMVIFRENTEDIYAGIEYAKGSDEAKKLIEFLQNEFAVQNIRFPETSGIGIKPISEEGTKRLVRAALNYAIKEGRKSLTLVHKGNIMKFTEGAFKTWGYEVAEQEFADKVFTWNQYDKIKDAEGTEAANKAQSAAEAEGKIIVKDSIADIFLQQILTRPKEFDVVATMNLNGDYISDALAAQVGGIGIAPGANINYETGHAIFEATHGTAPKYAGLDKVNPSSVLLSGVLLLEHLGWNEAANSITKSVEQTIASKVVTYDFARLMEGATEVKCSEFADELIKNLK, from the coding sequence ATGACACAAAGCCAAAAAATCACAGTTACTAACGGTGCTCTTAACGTACCAAACAACCCAATCGTTCCTTATATTGAGGGAGACGGAATCGGTCCTGATATCTGGGCTGCAGCATCCCGCGTTTTAGACGCAGCAGTTGAAAAAGCTTACAATGGCGAAAAGAAAATCGAATGGAAAGAAGTTTTAGCTGGACAAAAAGCATTTGACCAAACGGGCGAATGGCTTCCACAAGAAACTCTTGATGTCATTAACGAATATCTAATCGCTATTAAAGGACCTCTTACAACTCCAATCGGTGGCGGTATCCGCTCATTGAACGTTGCATTGCGTCAAGTATTGGACTTATTCGTATGTCTTCGTCCAGTACGTTACTTTGATGGTGTACCTTCACCAGTTAAACGTCCAGAAGACACTGACATGGTCATCTTCCGTGAAAACACTGAAGACATCTATGCTGGTATCGAATATGCAAAAGGTTCTGACGAAGCTAAGAAATTAATCGAATTCCTACAAAATGAATTCGCTGTTCAAAACATTCGTTTCCCTGAAACTTCAGGTATCGGAATCAAACCGATTTCCGAAGAAGGAACAAAACGTCTTGTTCGCGCTGCACTTAACTATGCGATCAAAGAAGGCCGTAAGTCATTAACGCTTGTTCATAAAGGTAACATCATGAAATTCACGGAAGGTGCATTCAAAACTTGGGGTTATGAAGTTGCAGAACAAGAATTCGCCGATAAAGTGTTCACATGGAACCAATATGACAAAATTAAAGATGCTGAAGGCACTGAAGCTGCTAACAAAGCACAATCTGCTGCTGAAGCTGAAGGCAAAATCATCGTTAAAGATTCCATTGCTGATATCTTCTTACAACAAATTCTGACTCGTCCTAAAGAGTTTGATGTTGTTGCAACAATGAACTTGAACGGAGATTACATTTCTGATGCATTAGCTGCACAAGTTGGCGGAATCGGTATCGCTCCAGGAGCAAACATCAACTACGAAACTGGACATGCCATCTTCGAAGCAACTCACGGAACGGCTCCTAAATATGCTGGTCTTGATAAAGTTAACCCATCTTCAGTCCTTCTTTCAGGCGTTCTTTTACTTGAGCACCTTGGCTGGAACGAAGCTGCAAACAGCATCACTAAATCAGTGGAACAAACAATCGCTTCTAAAGTTGTTACATACGACTTTGCCCGCCTAATGGAAGGTGCAACAGAAGTTAAATGTTCTGAGTTCGCTGACGAGCTTATCAAAAACCTTAAATAA
- the citZ gene encoding citrate synthase: protein MTATKGLEGVVATTSSVSSIIDDTLTYVGYDIDDLASNATFEEVIYLLWHGALPNKSQLEELTKQLAENAEIPAEVVNHFKTYPIDKVHPMGALRTAVSLLGLYDEEADVMSEEANYRKAIRIQAKIPTLVTTFARIRQGKEAVAPRTDLSFAANFLYMLSGNEPTAIEEEAFNKALVLHADHELNASTFTARVCVATLSDIYSGVTSAIGALKGPLHGGANEQVMKMLTDIGSVDNVEPYINEKLANKEKIMGFGHRVYRKGDPRAKHLKEMSQKLTELTGQPQYYDMSIKIHEIVTGQKNLPPNVDFYSASVYHSLGIEHDLFTPIFAVSRASGWIAHILEQYSNNRLIRPRAEYVGPGMQKYVPIEKR from the coding sequence ATGACAGCAACAAAAGGTCTTGAAGGTGTGGTAGCAACAACTTCATCAGTAAGCTCCATTATCGATGACACATTAACGTATGTAGGTTATGACATCGATGATTTGGCTTCAAACGCAACATTCGAGGAAGTAATCTATCTTTTATGGCACGGAGCTCTTCCGAACAAAAGCCAACTAGAAGAATTAACTAAACAACTTGCTGAAAATGCTGAAATTCCAGCTGAAGTGGTTAATCACTTCAAAACATACCCAATTGATAAAGTACATCCAATGGGAGCTCTTCGCACTGCAGTATCTCTTCTTGGTCTTTATGATGAAGAAGCAGATGTGATGAGTGAAGAAGCTAACTATCGTAAAGCAATCCGCATCCAAGCAAAAATCCCTACATTGGTAACAACTTTCGCTCGCATCCGTCAAGGGAAAGAAGCTGTTGCTCCACGTACAGATTTAAGCTTTGCTGCAAACTTCTTATATATGTTAAGCGGTAACGAACCAACGGCAATCGAAGAAGAAGCATTCAACAAAGCATTGGTTCTTCATGCTGACCATGAATTAAACGCTTCTACATTCACTGCACGCGTTTGTGTGGCTACATTATCTGATATCTATTCTGGCGTAACTTCTGCCATCGGCGCTTTAAAAGGCCCACTTCACGGCGGAGCTAACGAACAAGTCATGAAAATGCTTACAGACATTGGTTCAGTTGATAACGTTGAGCCATATATCAACGAAAAATTAGCCAATAAAGAAAAAATCATGGGCTTTGGCCACCGTGTATACCGTAAAGGTGATCCTCGTGCTAAACACCTTAAAGAAATGTCACAAAAACTGACTGAACTTACTGGACAACCGCAATATTATGATATGTCCATCAAAATTCATGAAATCGTGACTGGTCAAAAAAATCTTCCGCCGAACGTGGATTTCTATTCTGCTTCCGTATACCACAGTTTAGGTATCGAACATGACCTATTTACACCAATCTTTGCTGTAAGCCGTGCTTCAGGCTGGATCGCTCATATCCTTGAGCAATATTCAAACAACCGCCTTATCCGTCCGCGTGCAGAGTATGTTGGACCAGGTATGCAAAAATACGTACCGATTGAAAAACGCTAA
- the pyk gene encoding pyruvate kinase produces the protein MRKTKIVCTIGPASESIEKLVQLIEAGMNVARLNFSHGNHEEHAARIRNIREASEKVGKQVAILLDTKGPEIRTNNMENDSMELVAGNEVIISMNEVLGTPEKFSITYEGLLHDVHPGSKILLDDGLIGLEVLKIDQVRKEIHTKILNSGTLKNKKGVNVPGVSVNLPGITEKDEQDILFGIEQGVDFIAASFVRRASDVLEVSELLQQNGAEHIQIIPKIENQEGVDRLDEILEVSDGLMVARGDLGVEIPAEEVPLVQKQMIKKCNNAGKPVITATQMLDSMQRNPRPTRAEASDVANAIFDGTDAIMLSGETAAGTYPVEAVQTMHNIASRAETALDYRDILSVRSKVNRHNVTDAIGQSVAHTALNLNAGAIITPTESGHTARMISKYRPKAPIIAVTSNDHVTRGLALVWGVYPQIGPKATTTDEMLQTAIDESLHSGLVSHGDLVVITAGVPVGETGTTNLMKIHVLGEVLLKAQGIGRKSAKGEVVIAKNAKEALEKVTEGSVLVTIGSDREMMPAIEKCAALITEEGGLTSHAAVVGVTLGIPVIVGAEDATKVFKDGQRITVDAGRGVIYDGHANVL, from the coding sequence ATGCGTAAAACCAAGATTGTTTGTACGATTGGCCCCGCAAGTGAAAGTATAGAAAAGCTGGTTCAATTAATAGAAGCGGGGATGAATGTAGCACGGCTTAACTTTTCTCACGGAAATCATGAAGAACATGCCGCTAGAATCCGCAATATCAGAGAAGCGAGCGAAAAAGTGGGTAAACAGGTTGCCATCCTGTTAGATACAAAAGGACCTGAAATACGGACGAATAATATGGAAAATGATTCTATGGAGCTTGTAGCCGGCAATGAAGTCATTATTTCCATGAATGAAGTCCTGGGAACACCTGAAAAATTCTCCATTACCTATGAAGGGCTTCTGCATGATGTCCACCCAGGATCTAAAATCCTTTTGGATGATGGATTGATCGGGCTTGAAGTGTTGAAGATAGATCAGGTAAGAAAAGAAATCCATACCAAGATCTTGAATAGCGGTACACTTAAGAACAAAAAAGGCGTGAATGTTCCTGGGGTTTCGGTAAACCTGCCTGGCATAACGGAGAAAGATGAACAGGATATCCTTTTTGGAATCGAACAGGGTGTCGACTTCATTGCTGCCTCATTTGTACGCAGGGCTTCCGACGTGCTTGAAGTTAGTGAATTATTACAGCAAAATGGAGCGGAACATATTCAAATCATCCCTAAAATCGAAAATCAAGAGGGCGTAGACCGTCTTGATGAAATTTTGGAAGTTTCAGATGGTTTGATGGTAGCACGTGGAGACTTGGGAGTGGAAATTCCTGCAGAAGAAGTGCCATTAGTCCAAAAACAAATGATCAAAAAATGTAATAATGCTGGGAAACCAGTCATAACGGCTACACAAATGCTCGATTCGATGCAGCGTAACCCAAGGCCGACCCGTGCAGAAGCAAGTGACGTGGCCAATGCCATATTTGATGGAACGGATGCAATCATGCTTTCTGGTGAAACAGCTGCTGGAACCTATCCTGTCGAAGCGGTGCAAACGATGCATAACATTGCTTCACGTGCTGAAACTGCCCTCGATTATCGGGATATATTATCAGTCAGAAGCAAAGTGAACCGTCATAATGTCACTGATGCTATTGGACAATCCGTTGCCCACACCGCGCTTAATCTTAATGCAGGGGCAATCATCACCCCTACAGAAAGCGGTCATACGGCAAGGATGATTTCCAAATACCGCCCTAAAGCACCGATCATTGCGGTTACATCCAATGATCATGTTACAAGAGGGCTTGCATTGGTTTGGGGAGTCTATCCGCAGATTGGTCCAAAAGCAACGACTACCGATGAAATGCTTCAAACCGCAATAGATGAAAGCTTGCATTCTGGCTTAGTTTCCCATGGGGATTTAGTCGTCATTACGGCCGGTGTGCCTGTAGGTGAAACAGGTACGACTAACTTGATGAAAATTCATGTGTTAGGAGAGGTTCTTTTGAAAGCTCAAGGAATCGGCAGGAAATCAGCTAAAGGTGAAGTGGTTATCGCTAAGAATGCCAAGGAAGCTTTGGAAAAAGTGACGGAAGGCTCTGTATTGGTTACGATCGGTTCGGACCGCGAAATGATGCCGGCGATTGAAAAGTGTGCGGCCTTGATTACGGAAGAAGGCGGTTTGACAAGCCATGCAGCTGTTGTAGGAGTCACATTGGGCATACCGGTCATCGTTGGGGCGGAAGACGCGACCAAGGTTTTCAAGGATGGTCAAAGAATAACAGTCGATGCAGGTCGTGGAGTCATTTATGATGGACATGCCAACGTACTGTAA
- the ytvI gene encoding sporulation integral membrane protein YtvI codes for MNPVYMYRFIRSLLVVGGIILGGIALFYLSKYTYPFIIALIIAFLMNPLVTFFERKGRLPRGLAVFVSLLLIFLLFAGLITLLVTEIISGTNYLAGVIPKHIETIVDYIETYIASTVIPLYNQIAAMFNNLDIEQQDTVLKNIQNIGESITTGVSGFIQAFLKNIPTIIGWFPTTATALLFTLLGTFFISKDWDTFGRMTGKVLPDKIFAGAKRLFWDLKRALFGFIRAQFTLVSLTTVTILIGFLILGVNYSITIALICGLVDIIPYLGTGTIFIPWIIFEFIAGNTSLAIGLSVLYIIVVVQRQLIEPKVLSSSIGLDPLATLIALFIGFKLIGFLGLIAGPVVLVIFNTLQRANVFKAIWTFIIGDTKKTT; via the coding sequence TTGAATCCGGTATATATGTATCGTTTCATTCGCTCTTTACTGGTCGTCGGAGGGATAATTTTAGGTGGAATTGCCTTGTTTTATTTATCTAAATATACATATCCATTCATCATTGCCCTGATAATCGCTTTCTTGATGAATCCCCTGGTCACTTTTTTCGAAAGGAAAGGAAGGCTGCCACGGGGGTTGGCTGTATTCGTTTCCCTTTTACTCATTTTCCTTTTATTTGCGGGTCTTATCACCTTACTGGTTACCGAAATCATTTCAGGGACCAACTACCTTGCCGGAGTCATCCCGAAACACATTGAAACCATCGTGGATTATATAGAAACATATATCGCTTCCACCGTCATCCCTTTATATAATCAAATAGCTGCCATGTTCAATAATTTGGATATCGAACAGCAAGACACAGTCCTCAAGAATATCCAAAATATCGGTGAATCCATCACTACCGGAGTAAGCGGCTTCATTCAAGCTTTCTTGAAGAACATCCCCACAATCATCGGATGGTTTCCAACTACAGCAACAGCACTCCTTTTTACCCTGCTGGGCACTTTCTTCATCAGCAAAGATTGGGATACCTTTGGCCGCATGACCGGAAAAGTGTTGCCTGATAAGATTTTTGCGGGTGCCAAGCGTTTATTTTGGGACTTAAAACGGGCTTTGTTCGGGTTTATCCGTGCACAATTCACTCTTGTTTCATTGACGACTGTCACGATTTTAATCGGATTTCTCATTTTGGGGGTGAATTACTCAATTACCATTGCCCTGATATGTGGACTGGTCGATATCATTCCCTATTTAGGGACAGGTACGATTTTCATACCTTGGATCATCTTTGAATTCATCGCCGGGAATACAAGTCTTGCAATCGGTTTGTCCGTCCTTTACATAATCGTCGTTGTCCAGCGTCAGTTAATAGAGCCAAAAGTACTTTCTTCCAGTATTGGTTTGGATCCGCTTGCCACTCTCATCGCCTTGTTCATCGGCTTCAAATTGATCGGTTTCCTAGGGCTGATTGCAGGACCTGTCGTACTTGTCATATTCAATACACTTCAGCGTGCAAATGTCTTCAAAGCCATATGGACTTTCATCATCGGAGATACAAAGAAAACCACTTAA
- the aceA gene encoding isocitrate lyase: MMNERAQKLQQSWENDSRWTGIKRPYTAEEVIKLRGSIDIEQTLARRGSEKLWNLLNTEDFINALGALTGNQAMQQVKAGLKAIYLSGWQVAADANIAGQMYPDQSLYPANSVPQVVKRINQTLQRADQISFAEGKNDIDWFAPIVADAEAGFGGSLNVFELMKGMIEAGAAGVHFEDQLSSEKKCGHLGGKVLLPTQTAVRNLVSARLAADVMGTPTILIARTDADAADLITDDIDPVDAPFITGERTPEGFYRTNAGLDQAIARGLAYAPYADLIWCETSEPNLADARRFAEAIHAEFPGKLLAYNCSPSFNWKAKLSDEEIANYQVELGKLGYKFQFVTLAGFHSLNHSMFNLALGYKDRGMAAYSELQQAEFASEPDGYTATRHQREVGTGYFDEVAQVVSGGTSSTTALAGSTETEQFETSK, encoded by the coding sequence ATGATGAATGAGAGAGCGCAAAAATTACAACAAAGCTGGGAAAATGACTCACGGTGGACTGGTATTAAACGTCCTTATACGGCAGAAGAAGTGATTAAACTAAGAGGTTCCATCGATATTGAACAAACATTGGCACGCCGTGGTTCTGAAAAACTATGGAATCTATTGAATACAGAGGATTTCATCAACGCATTAGGAGCATTGACTGGTAACCAAGCCATGCAGCAGGTGAAAGCTGGTTTAAAAGCAATCTACTTAAGCGGCTGGCAAGTGGCGGCAGATGCAAACATTGCAGGGCAAATGTACCCTGACCAAAGTTTATATCCAGCCAACTCCGTGCCGCAAGTAGTTAAACGCATTAATCAGACACTTCAGCGTGCAGACCAAATCAGCTTTGCTGAGGGAAAAAATGATATCGATTGGTTCGCTCCAATCGTGGCGGATGCTGAAGCAGGCTTTGGCGGTTCCCTTAACGTTTTCGAATTAATGAAAGGCATGATCGAAGCTGGAGCGGCAGGCGTTCACTTTGAAGACCAGCTTTCTTCCGAGAAAAAATGTGGTCACCTAGGCGGTAAAGTCCTTCTTCCAACCCAAACGGCAGTACGTAATTTAGTTTCCGCCCGATTGGCAGCCGACGTAATGGGTACACCGACTATCTTGATTGCCCGTACGGATGCTGATGCTGCAGATTTAATCACCGATGATATTGATCCCGTCGATGCACCATTCATCACTGGTGAAAGGACCCCAGAAGGATTCTACCGCACGAATGCAGGTCTTGACCAAGCAATTGCAAGAGGCCTTGCTTATGCGCCGTATGCCGACCTTATCTGGTGTGAGACTTCTGAACCTAATCTAGCGGATGCTCGCCGCTTTGCCGAAGCGATCCATGCAGAGTTCCCGGGCAAACTGCTTGCTTACAATTGTTCTCCATCATTTAACTGGAAAGCGAAATTAAGTGATGAAGAGATTGCCAATTATCAAGTGGAATTGGGTAAATTGGGTTATAAATTCCAATTCGTTACACTTGCAGGCTTCCACTCATTGAATCACAGCATGTTCAACCTTGCTCTTGGTTATAAAGATCGCGGCATGGCTGCATACTCAGAACTTCAACAAGCGGAGTTCGCTAGTGAGCCCGACGGCTATACAGCAACACGTCATCAGCGTGAAGTGGGAACTGGTTACTTTGATGAAGTGGCACAAGTCGTTTCTGGTGGAACATCATCCACAACAGCACTTGCAGGTTCTACTGAAACAGAACAATTCGAGACGTCAAAATAA
- a CDS encoding FxsA family protein, which yields MKYFLMFIIAMPVVEIIVLLLSGNLIGFWPTLFLIVATGLIGAYLAKRQGMETWKKAQEQIRYGMMPGNEIIDGICIFIGAALLLSPGLISDIMGLILVFPPTRNLLKPIVIRFIMNRMNKGKVTIIRHK from the coding sequence ATGAAATATTTTTTAATGTTTATCATTGCGATGCCGGTCGTTGAAATTATTGTCCTTTTGCTGTCAGGCAATCTGATTGGTTTTTGGCCAACGCTGTTCCTGATTGTAGCCACAGGTTTGATCGGAGCCTATTTGGCTAAACGGCAAGGGATGGAAACATGGAAAAAGGCACAGGAACAGATTCGTTACGGAATGATGCCAGGAAATGAAATCATTGATGGAATCTGTATCTTTATCGGAGCTGCACTTTTGCTGTCCCCTGGGCTCATCTCGGATATCATGGGATTGATCCTTGTGTTTCCGCCAACCCGGAATCTCCTCAAACCGATTGTTATCCGGTTTATCATGAACAGGATGAATAAAGGGAAAGTTACCATCATTCGGCATAAATAA
- a CDS encoding DUF441 domain-containing protein, with the protein MINGPVVFLILLAAIGWFGKNTSLIMAAGFLLSMKLIGLDAKVFPYLEAKGINLGVTIITISVLIPIANGAIGFKELGDAIKSPYAWIALASGIAVALIAKNGITLLSHDPHITTALVFGTILAVALFKGVAVGPLIGAGIAYLCMQIFNFFK; encoded by the coding sequence TTGATCAACGGTCCTGTTGTATTTTTAATTCTGCTTGCTGCAATCGGTTGGTTTGGGAAAAATACCTCACTGATCATGGCTGCAGGTTTTCTTTTAAGCATGAAACTGATTGGCCTCGACGCTAAAGTGTTTCCATACCTGGAAGCGAAAGGAATCAACCTGGGCGTTACGATCATTACGATTTCCGTACTAATACCCATAGCAAACGGGGCGATAGGTTTCAAGGAACTTGGAGACGCGATAAAATCTCCTTATGCCTGGATTGCGCTTGCATCAGGAATAGCGGTTGCTCTCATAGCAAAAAATGGGATTACGCTCCTATCACATGATCCTCATATTACCACGGCTCTTGTTTTTGGGACGATTCTGGCGGTCGCATTATTCAAAGGTGTGGCTGTCGGTCCGTTAATCGGGGCGGGAATTGCTTATTTATGCATGCAGATATTCAATTTTTTTAAATGA
- the pfkA gene encoding 6-phosphofructokinase — protein sequence MKRIGVLTSGGDSPGMNAAVRAVVRKAIFHEMEVFGIYHGYHGLINGNIKKLELGSVGDIIHRGGTMLHTARCPEFKTEEGQLKAIEQLNKLGIEGIVIIGGDGSYRGAKALTERGFPCIGVPGTIDNDIPGTDFTIGFDTALNTVIDAIDKIRDTATSHERTYVVEVMGRDAGDIALWAGLAGGAETILCPEYEYDIEELIGKLNRGHDRGKKHSIIIVAEGVGSAVDISRKIEAKAGFETRVTVLGHVQRGGSPSANDRVLASRLGARAVELLLEGKGGRAVGIEQNQLVDYDIIEALAKPHTIDKKMYDLSSELSI from the coding sequence ATGAAAAGAATAGGTGTATTGACAAGTGGAGGAGATTCTCCAGGCATGAATGCGGCAGTCCGAGCAGTTGTCCGGAAAGCGATTTTTCATGAAATGGAGGTCTTCGGAATTTATCATGGCTATCATGGTCTGATAAATGGAAATATAAAGAAGCTTGAACTTGGGTCGGTCGGGGATATCATTCATAGAGGCGGCACAATGTTACATACGGCTCGCTGTCCGGAATTTAAGACGGAGGAAGGCCAGCTAAAAGCGATTGAACAATTGAATAAACTTGGTATCGAGGGCATTGTCATAATTGGTGGCGATGGTTCTTACCGCGGAGCGAAAGCTTTAACGGAAAGGGGTTTCCCTTGTATCGGAGTTCCTGGAACGATTGATAATGATATACCGGGTACGGACTTTACCATTGGTTTCGATACGGCCCTGAATACAGTCATCGATGCTATCGATAAAATTCGGGATACGGCCACTTCTCATGAAAGGACTTATGTGGTTGAAGTGATGGGAAGAGATGCCGGCGATATCGCGCTTTGGGCTGGATTGGCTGGCGGAGCTGAAACGATTCTTTGTCCTGAATATGAATATGATATAGAAGAACTGATTGGGAAGCTGAACCGCGGACATGACCGTGGGAAAAAGCACAGTATCATCATTGTAGCTGAAGGTGTTGGAAGTGCCGTTGATATTTCCAGGAAAATTGAGGCGAAAGCAGGATTTGAAACCCGTGTAACGGTCCTGGGCCATGTTCAGCGCGGAGGATCTCCCTCGGCAAATGACAGGGTATTGGCAAGCCGGCTTGGAGCAAGAGCCGTTGAATTGCTTCTTGAAGGAAAAGGAGGCAGGGCTGTCGGGATAGAACAAAATCAACTTGTTGATTATGATATCATCGAAGCTCTTGCTAAACCGCATACAATTGACAAGAAGATGTATGATTTATCCTCTGAGCTATCCATTTAA
- the aceB gene encoding malate synthase A, whose protein sequence is MITEAKGLQITGNIKPGYEQILTAEALQFIERIERHFSGRRAELLERRKSVQEELNQGKLPDFLEETKHIRESDWTIEPLPNDLQDRRVEITGPVDRKMIINAMNSGANVFMADFEDANSPTWENCIDGQLNLRDAIRGTISFKNPNGKVYELNERTAVLKVRPRGWHLEEKHVLLDGQPISASIFDFGLYFYHNAKALVEKQSGPYFYLPKMESHLEARLWNEIFVYAQNDLRIPQGTIKATVLIETILAAFEMDEILYELKEHSAGLNCGRWDYIFSFLKKFRHSDDVIFPDRQQVTMTVPNMRAYSLLAIKTCHTRNAPAIGGMAAQIPVKNDPVKNDEAFAKVRADKEREARDGHDGTWVAHPGMVSTAKEVFDLLVAKPNQIFRKREDVHVTAQELLAVPEGTITEAGLRTNINVGIQYIASWLSGRGAAPINNLMEDAATAEISRAQVWQWIRHPKGILEDGRKITKELFHQIKEEEVAVIKSEVGEETFKSGKFEESTKLFEQLIEADDFADFLTNAAYEKLS, encoded by the coding sequence ATGATTACGGAAGCAAAAGGCTTACAAATTACAGGCAACATTAAGCCAGGATATGAACAAATACTTACAGCGGAAGCTCTTCAATTCATCGAAAGAATTGAACGGCATTTCAGTGGAAGAAGGGCAGAACTCCTAGAACGGCGGAAAAGCGTTCAGGAAGAACTGAATCAAGGCAAGCTTCCTGATTTCCTTGAAGAAACGAAGCATATTCGTGAAAGTGATTGGACGATTGAGCCCCTCCCGAATGATTTGCAAGACCGCAGGGTTGAAATCACTGGACCTGTCGATCGTAAAATGATCATTAATGCCATGAACTCAGGTGCCAATGTATTCATGGCGGACTTTGAAGATGCCAATTCACCCACTTGGGAGAATTGCATTGATGGTCAATTGAATTTGCGCGATGCAATCCGCGGAACCATTTCATTTAAAAATCCAAATGGCAAAGTGTATGAGTTAAATGAAAGAACAGCTGTCCTAAAGGTAAGGCCACGCGGCTGGCATTTGGAGGAAAAACATGTCCTTTTAGATGGACAGCCTATATCAGCCAGCATTTTTGACTTTGGACTGTACTTTTACCACAATGCAAAAGCATTGGTCGAAAAACAAAGCGGTCCATACTTTTACTTACCAAAAATGGAAAGCCATCTCGAAGCAAGATTATGGAATGAAATATTCGTATATGCTCAGAACGATCTGAGAATTCCGCAAGGAACCATCAAGGCAACGGTCTTGATAGAAACGATTCTTGCTGCATTCGAAATGGACGAAATTCTGTACGAGCTGAAAGAACATTCGGCAGGCCTGAACTGTGGCCGCTGGGATTATATCTTTAGTTTCCTGAAAAAATTCCGTCACTCGGATGATGTTATCTTCCCAGACCGGCAGCAGGTCACGATGACCGTCCCGAACATGAGGGCGTATTCCTTACTGGCAATCAAAACATGTCACACTCGTAATGCTCCTGCAATTGGCGGGATGGCCGCGCAAATTCCTGTTAAAAATGACCCGGTTAAGAACGATGAGGCTTTTGCGAAAGTCCGGGCAGATAAAGAACGCGAAGCAAGAGACGGTCATGATGGAACATGGGTTGCCCACCCGGGTATGGTGAGCACGGCAAAAGAGGTTTTTGACCTGCTCGTCGCAAAACCGAATCAAATTTTCCGAAAACGGGAAGATGTCCATGTAACAGCTCAAGAGTTGCTGGCTGTACCGGAAGGAACGATCACAGAGGCAGGATTAAGGACGAATATTAACGTAGGCATTCAATATATCGCCTCTTGGTTAAGCGGCAGAGGTGCGGCACCCATCAATAACTTAATGGAAGATGCTGCAACCGCTGAAATTTCAAGGGCTCAAGTTTGGCAATGGATTCGTCATCCAAAAGGCATTCTCGAAGATGGCAGAAAAATAACCAAGGAATTATTCCATCAAATCAAAGAAGAAGAAGTGGCGGTCATTAAATCGGAAGTAGGGGAAGAAACTTTCAAATCAGGAAAGTTTGAAGAGTCTACTAAACTATTTGAACAATTGATTGAAGCGGATGACTTTGCAGATTTCTTAACCAACGCGGCATACGAAAAATTATCTTAA